The Bacteroidales bacterium genome has a window encoding:
- a CDS encoding inorganic phosphate transporter: MDWFIISLIVLALVFDFINGFHDSANSVATIVSTRILSPKFAVLWAAFFNFIAFLFFGLHVAGTIGKGIVDVTVIDKQVIFGALMGAILWDLITWWLGLPSSSSHALIGGLIGSALVKAGVQSLVWTGIRKTLIFIVVAPVTGFVLGMILAWLVFRILYKTNPFKVDKVFRMGQLVSAAMYSLGHGGNDAQKTMGIIASLLFTAGYLGPEFHIPLWIVLSCHGAIALGTMLGGWRIVKTMGQKLSKMRPVDGFCAETGAAVTLYVSTALGVPVSTTHTITGSILGIGTIKKASSVKWKIANNIVIAWILTIPAAAIISAFFYWVVTNLF, translated from the coding sequence ATGGACTGGTTTATAATTTCTCTTATAGTCCTGGCGCTGGTTTTCGATTTTATAAACGGGTTTCACGATTCAGCCAACTCGGTTGCCACCATTGTTTCAACCCGTATCCTTTCGCCTAAATTCGCAGTCTTATGGGCTGCCTTTTTCAATTTTATTGCTTTCCTGTTTTTCGGACTTCATGTAGCCGGAACGATAGGAAAAGGAATTGTTGATGTAACAGTAATTGACAAACAGGTAATTTTTGGTGCGTTGATGGGTGCCATACTGTGGGATCTTATTACCTGGTGGCTCGGCTTGCCTTCAAGTTCTTCACATGCACTGATTGGCGGTTTGATTGGTTCGGCACTGGTGAAAGCCGGTGTGCAAAGCCTTGTGTGGACAGGCATACGGAAAACCCTTATTTTTATTGTTGTCGCTCCTGTTACCGGGTTTGTATTGGGTATGATCCTGGCCTGGTTGGTTTTCAGGATACTGTATAAAACAAATCCATTTAAGGTGGATAAGGTTTTCAGAATGGGGCAGTTAGTGTCAGCCGCCATGTACAGTCTTGGTCACGGGGGTAATGATGCACAGAAAACGATGGGTATTATTGCCAGTTTATTATTTACCGCAGGATACCTCGGACCGGAATTTCACATTCCACTCTGGATTGTATTAAGCTGTCACGGTGCTATTGCTCTGGGAACTATGCTGGGAGGATGGCGGATTGTAAAAACTATGGGGCAGAAATTATCGAAAATGCGGCCGGTTGACGGATTCTGCGCCGAAACCGGTGCTGCGGTTACACTCTATGTTTCAACCGCACTGGGTGTTCCGGTAAGCACAACCCACACCATAACCGGTTCAATTCTCGGAATAGGCACTATAAAAAAGGCCTCATCGGTAAAATGGAAAATTGCCAATAACATTGTCATTGCCTGGATACTTACCATTCCGGCCGCTGCCATTATTTCGGCATTCTTTTATTGGGTTGTAACGAATTTATTTTAA